A region of the Mesoterricola sediminis genome:
GATGTTCGCCCACGGCTTCAACGTCCGCTACGGGCTCATCAAGGCCCCCGAGGGCGTGGACGTGAGCATGGTCGCCCCCAAGGGCCCCGGCCACCGCGTGCGGGAGGTCTTCGCGGCGGGGGGCGGCGTCCCGGCCCTCTTCGCGGTCCACCAGGACGCCTCGGGCCGCGCCCGGGCCTTCGCCCTGGCCTACGCCAAGGGCCTGGGCGCCACCCGCGCCGGCGTGCTCGAGACCACCTTCACGGAGGAGACGGAGACCGACCTGTTCGGCGAGAAGGCCGTGCTTTGCGGCGGGGTCTCGGCCCTCGTCCAGGCCGGGTTCCAGACCCTCGTCGAGGCCGGCTACCAGCCGGAGATCGCCTACTTCGAGTGCTTCCATGAACTCAAGCTGATCGTCGACCTGATGTACCGCGGCGGCCTCACCTACATGCGGCATTCCATCAGCGACACCGCCGAGTACGGCGACTACACCGGCGGCCCCCAGGTCATCAACGCCGCCTCCCGGGAGGCCATGAAGCGCATCCTGCGCGAGATCCAGGACGGCACGTACGCGGCGGCCTGGATCCAGGAGAACCGGGAGGGCCGGACCTGGTTCGAAGCCCAGCGTGCAGAAGGTCGGGCGTCCGCCATCGAGCAGGTGGGCCGCGAGCTCCGGCGCGCCATGCCCTTCCTCGAGCCCGTGGACCTGCTCGCCCCGGATCCGGCGAAGGTATAATCGATAAATACTGGAGGCGGCGACCGGATGGATTTCCCAGAACTGGAAGTGCTGATCAGCCTCGCCCAGGAGGGGAGCTTTTCCCGGGCCGCGGAGCGTCTCAACCGGTCCCAGCCGGCGGTGAGCCAGGCCATCAAAAGGCTGGAGGACGAGGTGGGCCTGCCCCTCCTCAACCGCTCCAGCCGCAAGGTGACCCTCACCGCCGCCGGCGCCGCCCTCCTGGACCACGCCACCCGCATGGTCCAGCTGCGCCAGGACGCGCTCCACACCCTGGAGAACCTGCGCCACTTCAAGCGCGGCGTGATCCGCATCGCCGCCAGCGAGAGCGTCTGCCACTACGTGCTGCCCCCGCTCCTGCGGGCCTTCCGCCACGCGTACCAGGCCATCAAGCTCGAGGTCGTCCAGAGCACCTCGTCCTCCATCCCCGTGCTCCTCGTGGACCAGGACTTCGATTTCGGGTTCCTCTCCTACGCGCCGCCCCACAAGGACCTGGAATCCCGGGTCCTCTTCCGGGACGAGCTGGCCCTGGCCCTCTTCCCGGGCCACCCCCTGGCCGCCCGGGCCGCCGTCGACCTGGAGGATCTGGGGAAGGAGAGCTTCATCGCCCACCTGGCCCAGACCCCGGCCCGCATGCACCTGGTCGATCTCTTCGCCCGGGAGCGGGTGCCGCTCCGCATCGTCATG
Encoded here:
- the ilvC gene encoding ketol-acid reductoisomerase, whose protein sequence is MAKLHYESDADLSLIRGERIAILGYGSQGHAHAQNLRDSGADVRVGLPEGSRSRARAEADGFQVMAPAEACAWARAIMVLTPDTGQAKLYDEAIAPGLAPGKTLMFAHGFNVRYGLIKAPEGVDVSMVAPKGPGHRVREVFAAGGGVPALFAVHQDASGRARAFALAYAKGLGATRAGVLETTFTEETETDLFGEKAVLCGGVSALVQAGFQTLVEAGYQPEIAYFECFHELKLIVDLMYRGGLTYMRHSISDTAEYGDYTGGPQVINAASREAMKRILREIQDGTYAAAWIQENREGRTWFEAQRAEGRASAIEQVGRELRRAMPFLEPVDLLAPDPAKV
- a CDS encoding LysR family transcriptional regulator, which produces MDFPELEVLISLAQEGSFSRAAERLNRSQPAVSQAIKRLEDEVGLPLLNRSSRKVTLTAAGAALLDHATRMVQLRQDALHTLENLRHFKRGVIRIAASESVCHYVLPPLLRAFRHAYQAIKLEVVQSTSSSIPVLLVDQDFDFGFLSYAPPHKDLESRVLFRDELALALFPGHPLAARAAVDLEDLGKESFIAHLAQTPARMHLVDLFARERVPLRIVMELSSLETIKDFVKAGEGIALIPRMSMRAELEAGTLVSPKVRGLAIGRDVRLVHRAARNHSLAGKAFLEIIDRAYPPA